A genome region from Trachemys scripta elegans isolate TJP31775 chromosome 2, CAS_Tse_1.0, whole genome shotgun sequence includes the following:
- the VMO1 gene encoding vitelline membrane outer layer protein 1 homolog, translated as MGYKGQSAETSAVARTTSSSCYKMQAIPILLLVGLTYVSAVFGKREISANGTFSNRKYYSSINVSNGGPWGTWTWIDLCPEHFYATGYSVKMEEYGGASDDTALNGIRLFCIKNNNTSSAVYTVESDSGKFGQWSGITWCPTGFLTAFQLKVEVPQGILDDTAANSIKFRCSSGAIIEGTGGSFGDYGGWSNACTRGGICGIETKQEPYHNAFIDDTALNDVRFFCCD; from the exons ATGGGGTATAAAGGACAGAGTGCAGAAACTAGTGCTGTGGCTCGCACTACTTCATCCAGCTGTTATAAAATGCAAGCCATTCCTATTCTCCTTTTGGTTGGCTTAACCTATGTCTCCGCAGTCTTTGGTAAAAGAGAAATCAGCGCTAATGGCACTTTCTCAAACAGAAAGTATTACAGCTCAATAAATGTCAGTAATGGAGGACCTTGGGGCACTTGGACATGGATTGATTTGTGCCCAGAACATTTCTATGCTACGGGATATAGTGTAAAG ATGGAGGAGTATGGAGGAGCTAGTGATGACACTGCACTAAATGGGATCCGTTTATTTTGCATAAAAAACAACAATACGAGTAGTGCTGTCTATACCGTTGAATCTGATTCTGGAAA GTTTGGGCAATGGTCAGGAATCACTTGGTGTCCAACAGGGTTCCTAACAGCCTTTCAGCTGAAAGTTGAAGTTCCACAAGGAATTTTAGACGATACAGCCGCTAACAGTATCAAATTCCGCTGTAGCAGTGGTGCTATCATAGAAGGAACAGGCGGTAGCTTTGGTGATTATGGTGGATGGAGTAATGCCTGCACAAGAGGTGGAATTTGTGGCATTGAAACCAAACAGGAACCATACCATAATGCTTTTATTGATGACACAGCGCTCAATGATGTTCGTTTCTTCTGTTGTGACTGA
- the DPH3 gene encoding DPH3 homolog isoform X1 — MAHGRWPAGKRISAHAQCASSLTADWLTQKSRPGSRLVAYLTGVLGKRDGACALERRRRGAMSVFHDEVEIEDFEYDEETETYSYPCPCGDRFLITREDLENGEDVATCPSCSLIVRVIYDQEQFVCGEVVSAPTSKELVKC; from the exons ATGGCGCATGGGCGATGGCCTGCCGGAAAACGGATTTCGGCGCACGCGCAGTGCGCTTCCAGCTTGACAGCCGATTGGCTCACACAGAAGAGCCGGCCCGGAAGTAGGCTGGTGGCGTACTTGACGGGCGTACTGGGGAAGAGGGACGGCGCATGCGCACTTGAGAGGCGGCGGCGTGGGGCGATGTCGGTGTTTCATGATGAGGTGGAGATCGAGGACTTCGAGTACGACGAGGAGACCGAGACCTACAGCTACCCGTGCCCGTGCGGGGACCGCTTCCTCATCACCCGG GAGGATTTGGAGAATGGGGAGGATGTGGCCACCTGCCCCAGCTGCTCCTTGATTGTGAGGGTGATCTATGACCAG gaaCAGTTTGTGTGTGGTGAAGTAGTCTCAGCGCCTACAAGCAAGGAATTGGTTAAATGCTGA
- the DPH3 gene encoding DPH3 homolog isoform X2 has translation MAHGRWPAGKRISAHAQCASSLTADWLTQKSRPGSRLVAYLTGVLGKRDGACALERRRRGAMSVFHDEVEIEDFEYDEETETYSYPCPCGDRFLITREQFVCGEVVSAPTSKELVKC, from the exons ATGGCGCATGGGCGATGGCCTGCCGGAAAACGGATTTCGGCGCACGCGCAGTGCGCTTCCAGCTTGACAGCCGATTGGCTCACACAGAAGAGCCGGCCCGGAAGTAGGCTGGTGGCGTACTTGACGGGCGTACTGGGGAAGAGGGACGGCGCATGCGCACTTGAGAGGCGGCGGCGTGGGGCGATGTCGGTGTTTCATGATGAGGTGGAGATCGAGGACTTCGAGTACGACGAGGAGACCGAGACCTACAGCTACCCGTGCCCGTGCGGGGACCGCTTCCTCATCACCCGG gaaCAGTTTGTGTGTGGTGAAGTAGTCTCAGCGCCTACAAGCAAGGAATTGGTTAAATGCTGA